Part of the Sorghum bicolor cultivar BTx623 chromosome 1, Sorghum_bicolor_NCBIv3, whole genome shotgun sequence genome, TCTTCACCAACCAGCTCGCGTCCTCCGTTCACAGCTGCGCCGGGGTGTGTGGCATGTGCTGGTACAGTGGGCGACAATGCCTGAAGCTGAAGCCACCTGGGAACCGGTGCCTGCTTTTCGCGCCTTATTCCCTTCGTTTCAGCTCGCGGACGAGCTGTTTCCCAAGGAGgggagagatgtcatgaccgggAACACGTACCAGCGCAGGCATCAGGGCTGAGGGGCTGGTACGCGGGCACCGATCACCACGGCCTGGGCCAGCAGTCGCCCTGGGCTATTTCAGTTGATAGGATCCTAAAGTTTAGGAAGTCGTTTGATTAGCTAGATATTTGGTTAAGTGAGATTTGAGTTTGTTGAGATTCTTGTATAAGTATGGAACACTACTGTTGGAATGAGATAGCCAGGGATTGAGATCTAATCTCTTTCTCTTGCCCCTGGCGGGTTACCCTGCACCTCCTCTGTTCTCTGTCTCGTTCCAGAGTCAAGCACGGCGCCGCCTGTACGACGTCGTGCCTTCAAACCCCGACCTCCAATCTCCCACTCCTACCCCCTACGTTCCATAGTCCGTAACAAAATCACTGCTAGGTGGGTGCACACAAGTCATCATTTTTCGGAACCATGCAAATAAAAGGTGCTACTTGTCACTTGTGGAAAGGATTGATAACCCAGTAGAAGATATCTGTCCAAACTTACATATGTGATGAGTTTTGCCATTCTGTTATTCAATGTGGATATGTATAGTTTATAAAAGGCACCATCGTGGCTACTGTTTATAAATGGGAGATCAGATGAGGTGAAATAATGTTGTTTAATGATAGTGTTCATTAAAGTATTCCAACAGCGTAAACAAATTAAGAATCAATCATGTCCCTTTTGTCTGTTATTTTATTGTTGTGTACTTGTGTGGATGAGAGgatttgggttttttttttggggggggggggattgattccaaccttggtttGAGAACTACTTAGATTTTGTTATTCAGAAATACATATAATGATTACTTTATGCTAAATACCAACTACGTGCAAACAATAATCACGTCTAACTATCTTCACCAAATCTTAGCCTTGATCTAAATCAAGTTACCTTGATCCCTACAACTCAAACCAAATGCTGTATACATTTCGAACACACAAAACGGTTCTTTGTATTCTATGACCTCTGCTTTAATTAAACTAGAAAAGACTCAAAGGAGTGTAAGAAAACATAAATCTTTGTGAAGTTTCCATTTAATATAATTCAGCATCCTGTTTAATATCATAAACGAAATCATATATGCTACATTTGGGCATACCTTTATTGCCTTGGGGAAAATATTGAGCCCATTTGGGCAAGTCCCCACTATAGCTTACTATAGGGCAGTAACCTTCTGCCTCCCTATTATATGTGCATCCTGATAGTTGGGTTGTATTGCAATGGTATGCCCCTTTCCATGAGTTGCAAGGAGATATAACAAACTCTGTTCCCTGATTCCGACCCCAATCTAAATGTTCTGCCATGCTGTAATTAGCTTGATACCATCCACTGTCCTCCAGTAATGCTAAAGTCATCCTTGAAACCACTGATCTTGTATCAACTGACCCAGTCATGATCTCATTCATTAAGAGCCTCTTCTCCCAATGTGAACCTAATAGTATATCAAATGCCAAAAACAAATGAATGTGTTCAGAAACTTGCACGATGCAGACATATATCAGTGaatgcaaaaaaaaaggaaagaaaataaaaataaaaaactataaAGGACTCATGTTATCTACCTGAGGTGCCCCTGCCTCCCCCGTCTTCCAATTCTAACCCAGTGAAGTTTTGGGAAAATGCCTAGCACAAGACAAAAAATGGTTAGTTTATATAAAGTAGTTTCCTAAGTAAGGAGCGTGAAACTAATTAACTGTCACTAATGACTAAATTAACTTCTTCACATCTTTAGTTAGAACTTACTCCATAGTGATGTCTCGCGTGCATGACAACCCGTGGTAGCACAACACGAGTAACCATTCTTCCAAGCTTTTCGTCCAAAGTTTGAACAGTGACCTGAGGGAACAAATAGATAAACATAGATTAGAGAAGAATATTGGTCGTTAAGCTAAGCATGCCACACTGTGTGGAATTTTATTCTTTTTGTCCAGTAAACATTCACTCAGAAGTACGGAGGTCATGTTCTCAAATTCTTCAGCAGTCATTGAGTTGCCGGCATAGATTTTACCATAAATGTCATCGTGAACTGGTTGCCCAACATGTGACAAAGTTTATAGGCCTTTCTCAACTTGCTTATATTTATTATCTCAGAAACCAAGTCATGGTGATTATTAGCAGCATAAACACTCAACAATCTCAGATTTTCCTATACAGACCAATGAAATCTTAACTCCCAAGGCTCCAACTTATAAGCACCTGTAAGCAAATTCTATTTAACCATTCTCAGGCTTGTCTCTTGACTGTAAGACCTCGTATTAGCACTATAGGGTAACTGCCAGATAGATTACTCTAGGAACCAACAAAGTTGACATCACCCATCGAATTGCTAGCGCTTTAGTCACGGAAACATTAAAAGCAGGTTGAAGTGTTGCAGCCCAAATTTTAATAAGGTAATAATGCTGAGCATTAGGGTCTCCTTTAAGCAAAAGAAAATATATCACAAGAATAAAGTGGGAAATATATTGTTATACCTGACCACGTCTCCTTTTTCTTTCATCACGAAAATGTGTGAAGGCATGAGGATCAAACCCTAGAACATGCATAACCTCATGTATTAGAGTAGCTGAAAGTAATGTTTCGGCTTCAGCTGTCAAATGACGAGGGGCCACATTAACATGTCCTAAAAGCAGACAGAGGATGTAGGTAGGGTCAGAACAACACTAGAAACTCCTGACATGTGGATGTTGTGCATTATGGTGTTGGTTCACAAACCTGCAATGGCCCGACCCCACTGGTCACGTTCGCAGGCCACAGCCCATGCAAGGGTGTTACCTGTCGTTGGTCTAGTTGTTACTAAGAGGACTAAATCAGCATTAGCAACACCGTCTGAAATTGAGGGGAGATTCACATGTCAATATAGACTATAGAGTCAGGAAATTAACAGGCAAGATTGATAAACTGATCCACTAAAACTGAAAGTTACCTTCCACATATGCATGGGGTAGTTGTACACCTCCATCCTGACCACAAGCTGAGTACCCACTGAGCCGTAGGTTCCCCTTGACAGGTTCAACAGCTAGAGCCTTTCTAAACCACTCTACTGTTTGTCCCAGTGCCTGTTAAATGGCTCAATTCAACAACAAAACAGAAGTCAGGACAACATGGAAATGGGGATATGAAAGTTACATCTTCTATGGCAGTCAAGTGTTTGGTATGCTTTTAACTGAACCTGCAGAGAGACAACAAAAGCACAAGAACTGCACCTTCCGGAGACGTTGCTTCTTGTCCTCCCCAGCTATGTCCTCAAGGGTGCAATTGTACCAGCAGTCTCCCACCAGTGGTGGATCGCCATGAGGATCGCATATAGGTGTTCCTGGTGTTGACGGTACAGGAGGTTCGCCAAGCtaccaaatagacaacaaattcAATTCTACTACTCTGATAAAATAGCTGCTGGCACAATGAGAAAGTAATGTGACAAACTGACCTTCACAATGTCGCCAACATTTTTACAATCCCGGTCAGGCGAGTGGCCGACGGCATCATAATTGAGGTATATTCGTATTGGCTTCCTGTCATTCTTCTGTGGAGCACGCCAAGACGACACGCCCAACAAGTGCCGTCCTCTTACACGCTCCACTTTCCCCCGAGACTCATGGTACACTTGTGGCATGACAGAGTACTCCTTCTGCCCAGCTCGTCGCCGCTGATGTAGTATCTCATCATGGATGCAGGAGTGGCTAAGGTAGACATCCTTTTCTCCCACTTCGACATCTTGTGGAAACAATGCTTTGCTTTCACCAGAATCCGCACCAGCTCCTCGAGTCCAGACTAGAACCAACACAATCTGCAACACGAGAAAATAATGATAGAGAAAAACATCAAGATCAATACAAAAGCACCACTCCTTCCAATGGTACTTGACAGCAACTTATAAGAACCCCAAATATTCACAAACTGAGAGAGCAAACGTCAAGAAATCCACATAAATGATCAAACCCTGGTGTACCTAAACCTGGTCTCGGCCCAAGCATCCAAAAATAGCTCAGAGAGACTGAGACACACGAAACTTGGTCGTTGCCCCAATAGTGCGCAGAGAAACAGTAAAACCCTACGCAACAGGAAGCCAAATCTCCCAAATCAACCTCCAAACACGAGACGCGCATCAGCCAATAGAAATCCACTAAGAGCTCGTTGAAACCCTCGAAGTTTCCCGACCATTCCGCCCCAAATCTGCTCCGAGTACTCAGCTCCcgacgcccgcccgcccgccaacCCGTACCGGATCGAAGCAGCAGCTCACCTCGACGCTGACGAGCCAAAGCACCCTCCCGCGCCAGCCGCGGGGCGGTACCCCGGCCTCCATGTACGCAGCCGCCCGCAGCGCTCAGCCACTCCCATTCAGGGCCTCGCCCGCGACGCCGCGGCCGCGAGCCACCGTGTCATCGCCCGCGCAAATCCACCCGTCCGCCTGCGCCCTCCGCCCTGAAGCCCGCGCCTCGcctcgccgcgccgccgcggacGGGTCccgcgccgcgcagcgccgagCCCCACGGGACCCGCGCGAAAGCGCACGCGCAACCACCGCAGCCCGGCCTCGGCGGCCGGCCGCTGGAGCGGATCgaggccggccggccgcgcgGGCGGCGCCGGAATGATTAGGGTTTGgtggaggggagggggagccgcGGGAAGCAGCTGGCTGCCCGCCCAACGCCAACGCGCGCAGAGGGCTGGGCAAGGGGAGAAGGCGACGCGGGGGGTGAGGTGTGCGGGAGTGGTGGTGGATTTAGTCGTGAAGGCTACTAAGCAGGAGAGGGGACAGTGAGGAGAGGAGGGAAAGACAGAAGCCAGCCAGCGAGCCAACAGAGCCGATatcttattattatattatatattaataataatataagGTTAATTAAACCGGGGAAAAGGATTTACAGGATTTAATTAATTACGTACTGTTAGTATTTCTGTCTCCTTCCTCGCGCTGTCCGCAGCTCGCATTTTGTACCCTACCGGAGAATGCAGAGGTCGGGAAGAAAAGGGCGCGAGCTGGGCCGTATTTGCGGCCGCGTGCCACCGATCCGGCCAGCCCGGCGGTTGGGGTAGCCGCACGCACCGCACGGACGGGACGGGGTTTCGGGCGGAGGAGACGCGGAGCCGTATCGGTTGTTTTGTACCGTTGCGGCGAGTCGGCAACGGTGGCAGCCTGCAGGGCCTCAACTCGTTTGAACTTTTGCGATCTCGTTCGGCAGATTCTGCTGGGCGGCCCCCTAACTTCCTCCCGTCTTTTCAAAGATGGATGGATGAAAGCAGCACGAAAACCCCTGATAGCGAAGCCGTACTGTTTTTTTTTCCTACCAGAAAAAACTCATCTTGCAATTCCTGCACTTAGACTGACCGTTGTTAATTACCCCGTTGGCCCGTTCTAAAGAAGAAACTAATTAAAGCAACTGGGAACACCCACAAGTTTTACGCAAAGTCTTTAAACCTGCAGCGGAGTACGTACGTGCAGTAGTTCGTATCAACCGTTGCCCGTACCGGTGTACGAGTACGAAACGAGCTTTGCTTGGGGGTTTTCCCTCTGCCCTGAATGCTGAACCGCACGCTCCATCAGAAAAGCAGCGATGGTTTaatcaaaaaaagaaaagcagCGATGGCGCCACGCCACGCTTCGCGATTCATCGCcgccaccaccagcagcagcagtccAGCACCGGCACCGCGCACCCCGTCGGCGATCGGAGTGACGCCCACGAGGCTGGAGGCAACGACCGACCGGTTTCCACCGTCGCCCTCGGACAGAAACGGGTGGATGATGCGGAGCACTAGGCCACGGAGGGGTGACGGGGCGGGCGGGCGGATGATTGGGTTCGGGTGCGTTCGCACCAGCGAACAAAGACACGGCGCGGTTGCGGGCCACCTAACCTAACCACGCCTAATCTAACGCAACCACTCCGCGGCGCGCTCGCGCTGGTCAAGCCCGCCGCTGCCAAATGTCGCCGGCCTCCCGTCGCGGCCGTCACCACCAAGCGGCCGCGCCGCGCACTCGTCAGCTGGACACTGGACTGGAGGCGTCGCGTACTCGCGTGGTCCAACCCAACCAAAGCGACTGCCGCGATTTTTTTTTCACCATTTTTTGTATGGCCTGCGCGTGATCCGCGCGTGGTGAAGTGCGGTGAAAACGGGAGGGATCTGGATCCGGTGCTGCGCTCACGTGGCCCACGGCACTACCTTATCCGGCTACGTGGGGTGTGGCTGCGGGTTTGATTTGATTATTAGTGCGGTGTGGTGCGGGCGACAAAAGTCGTGCTGAGTTGAGCTAGCACGGGCGGGCATGGGCGCATGGCCGTGGCCGCGCGCAAGTCAAAGTGTTAGGCGTCGCAGCTGGGCGGCCAACCGGTGGATACCGTGATCTGATGGGTGACGACGCCCGGGTTGGAGACAAAAGGCTGGATCCTCAGGCAGGAGACCGCAGCATGGTGTTGAATGCTACGGTTTGACGTGTGTTTTGTTTGGGTTTTGGTCAAGCGATCGGCTACCATACATTGCTGCTGTTGTTACTGAATTCCTATGCCTTTCAGCCGGAAGAAAATAATTGTACTGACTGATGTCTGAGGAGCAGGATTGAAGAAGCAACCAACACTTGTTTAAGAACTACCATacgctgcttgctgctgttttTTCTACAAGGAGTGCTTGCTGCTGTTGTGACTGAATTTCTTGGGCCCTTGGCCTTTTGTTCAGTTTTCAGCCGGAAGGGAAAGGATACTTTTTTTCCCGCAAAACTGAATTGCATCAGTCTGAGTAGCAGGATTGAAGAAGCAACCAGCACTtgtttaacaaaaaaaaaatgaagcaaGCAACATATGCAAGGAAGGTATACAGATTACAACAGATCAATGCACAAAAAATATTGCAACAGATCAAGGCACACAAGTATAGAGATCACAACAGATCAAGGGACAAAAGATATAAAACTACAACAAATCAAGgcacaaaaaaattaaaataatttGTCTGAGCCCAGGTTCGAACTGGGGACCTTTAGTGTGTGAGACTAACGTGATAACCAACTACACCACCCAGACATCCTGTTGTTCCACTTTGTCAATAACCTTAGAAGTATTCATATCAGACTATGCATTGCAGACTAGGCAACAGCAATCGGTGAATCTTCTAGTTCTGTTTTGTTTTCTATTTGTGCACAGAGAGTCGGAcattatatatttaaaaatttctAAACATGTTTGCTCGCTCACTCGCTGGCTGTAACTGAAACACAAACACGATGCTCAGCCAAAGCTAAGGTCttatttggatgttgtcggatttatCTCAATCTTTGAAGTGAATTGGGgtgaaatttagttcaagtttcacTGCAATCCACccaacacatatggattgatgcgaatccaactacatccaaacaaggcctaaagcgaGAACATGATGAAGAATCCCGTGAGAATTTCACCCCTTGCGGCCCTCCATGATCGATCATTCGATCCCGCTCATAGACTACTTGTTCTTGTCAAGCCACTCGAGGATCCGTTTCTCTGACTCCGTGCgctcctcttctttcttctctcTGGCCGGGCCCTCGATGAGCCCGAAGTAGTCCTTGTAATTCCTCTTGTAGTAGTCATCCAGCCTCTGGACACATGAGCATATATATGTGATCAGTGCCATTTTCAGTCCTTCAATATATATCGTTTCACGCTAATGTTGGTAAAATCACCAACTTCTGAATTATTACTGAGTGCATATTCTTAACCTCGAGTTGTTTTATAATTCGAACGGACTGCACAGGCACACGAAACTCCATCTCTTGCATTGCATGAGAATTTAAATTTAGCGGAGTGTGAAGTTTTAATAGACATTCTACTGTAGCTCTAGCTTCATCTGTCTGCTATATATTAGCGTCACTTCATTTTATATCATGAGACATTTAATTCAGAACCAATGAACTATATATGCAGCGTTCCTATCTTGGAGACATAAAACAGTAGAGGCCTAATTACTAGATAGAACAAGACTAacttcccaacgtcatcatttgAATCACTTTACTTGGACATTCATGTTCCCAGACTAAAAGTTGATTCTGAAACTTCTGGTTTCGTCCGCTTAAATATGTAATCAGCCTCTCTCGAAAGTATCCTTGTTTGTGGGATGGTTCACTTCACCCATTTTTCCCCCCTCGATCGATCGGCAATGACAGGACACTATCAATCAAACTGCGGGAAAAGAGGCCACTTACCTCCTTGTCATTCTTCTCTTTGTTCTCCTCTGATTTCTTCAGATACTCTGTACACACACGAACGCACTAACTGCATTAGTTTATATATATGCAAAGGCAAATCGGCTAACAAATGAACCGTGTGTATCAATTTCTCTGACCCAGAAAAAGTCTGATCAATTTCGCGCTCACCTTGCAGTAGAGCCTTCCTGGATTCACTGCCGCCTGGAGGTATGGCTGCGGTGGATGTCAGCAGCGTCAGAAGGCACCTCCTGCTAACTCCATTCCTCTGAGCCGAGGTGACGGCTCGATGGAGATGCTTCGCGGCTGACCGATGAAACGATGATGAAGCTACTGGCCTCGTGATTGGATCCATCGGTTTCGCTTGGGGATGATGAGCTAATTGGATGGTGCTGCTGGACTGTAGTAGATTGCTTGctagtgctagctgctgctgctgccttgaTATGTGGAAGTCCTGAGAGGAACCAAGGCCACAGGTTTTTCTGGATGCTGACAGAGACAGACCGTCAGCCGGAGAGACCGTCTTCAGTGCTTGATGGACATCTGCTGAAACTGTTTGCACTTCAAAATAATATAAttattaataaatttatttatggGAAAATCCTATTCGGAATCGAGACCTACACCGCATCCACGTATTGCATTGCACGCGACATCGATTATATGTCGATTCAGAGTTtcagaaggcggcggcggctgtcTATATACCCGTTGCCGCGCGCAGCTCTTCTTCGTGGCAAGGTCCCCGTAACCAGAACCGCCGGACGGGAAGAGCTCCTCCTCATCCGCAAATTCGATCCGTTAATCTTCCATGGTAAGCCATATTGTGTCCATACTTTTCCCTAATTCATGAGCCTTGACATCGGTCTGTTTCCAGTTACGTGGATCCATAATTCTCTGAGCTAGGTTGCTTATCAGTTTATAGACAGTTAAACTGTTTCCCATGTGCAAAAGACAAGGCTGGAGATTAGACTTCTGGGTGATGATCTAGTTAAATTCTTATGCAAGTGCAACACCAcaattttggccttgtttagttcgcaaaaattttcaagattccccgtcacatcaaatctttggtcgcatgcatggagcattaaatatagacaaaaataaaaactaactacacagtttacctgtaatttgtgagatgaatcttttaagcctagttactccgtgattggacaatgtttgtcaaataaaaacgaaatgctacaatagtcaaaaacaaaaaaaaaaattgcgaactaaacaaggcctttatttGATTTCTCGTCTATAATTTCACGAGATTGTGGAGAAACTCTTGTTGCTTGGATGCATTCAGTGGGGTTCAACTGCAGAATACAGACCGAAGTTCTGCTTTTCATTTTAGATTGGATTTAGTAGTCATACTAGATGTGTTGCTTTTAGCTGTTGCATAgacagtattttttgttttttttacccACCTCTTCATTACAGTTCTATCACTGTAGGATTTATATTGTTTTGCACACTACACTTCTAAGTACAGTTATTAAGGCCATTTGATTTAATTTAGTTTATCTTAAATTCTCAACATAAAGGGACTTTCTATGCAATGGGGAATTGACGTTATTAACTTAGAGGACTGAAAAGATATGCACAAAGCCGAGCTTTTATGGCGTAATTGTATCAATGACATGTATAATGTATCGGTGTTTAGTTGAAGCCAATTTGTTCTGCATGGAGTGCCAGGTTATTACATCACTGCTAATTCATAATCCTGTTGTTTGCAGAAGTGTCTGAGTCATCAGCTAGCTTGGGATGCAGAAATGGAAAAACTGATGAAGGAAGTCCATGCTTTGGTCTGTCATGGCTCTAGACTAAAAGAGTCTCAAGTTTTTGTAAGCATGTTTGAGCAGCTGTCAATCAAGGCAAGTAAATGTCGTATGCCTAAGGCTAGGTGCTGGGCAACTCCTCAGCGCTGGCTACTCACACTAGATATGATTTCATTCCGAGCTGCCCTTTGGAATCCATTCAATCTGGACAAGGTTGAACTACCATCCTTGGAAAATAACTTGCCCCAAAACTGCAAGTGTTTGCTCTCATGTGAACCAGTTTCTCCTGGCTGTGTGGTTTTAGTCGTTGATGCTGATGAACCTGTAATCTGGTTTTGCTACGTTAGAGGGAAGAAATGGACCAGACATGAGTATAACATCATTGTTGAAAAACCATGGCTACCTTCATTTCTGTCTTTGAAAAGGCGATGTGAAGAACAGTATCAACGTCGCTGTTCTCGTGAAGAAGTGTCATCAGAATTTATATTGGATGGCAACTGCAATGGGAAAAGAACAAGAATATCTAGTGATGCTGGCCATGGCATGATGGCTGCTGATCCTTctgaaaggatccaaatacgaAGTATAGTTGCTGTCGAGAGGAAGTTCTATTTTGATATGTCCCCATCGAAACTTGGAGTTCTTGAGTTCCATCCAGAGCCAACATTTACCACACTAGAATTTAAGCGCTTGCCCATTGCAGAGTACAGTTGGGAATCCTCGTCCCCTCATCTGGTTGAATCCCGTGGAAGGCTCTTCCTAGCTGTTCGGGCTCGAGGTCATCATCTGTACAAGATGGATTTCTCGAGACTTGCATGGTCCACGGTGGATTGTCTGTATGACCAGGTATTCTTCTTGGGTAGACTACATTTCACAGCATCATATTCTGCTTGGGAGCTTGGTTTGCAGCAAGGGAACATATATTTCCTAGCGCATGGTGAGGATGGTGTGGTTCAACTGACGAATGTTTTCTCCCCTGGAGACAAATATATGCCCGGCTCCACTTACTGTCCTAGGACCATCGATGATTTGCCGGCTTCATTGCTGGGTATACAAAATGTGCTCACTAAAGCTTGTGGTTTTGCCATCGGAAGTAGTTAGAAGTTTCTGACATTCTCAACTTAGCAAACATCCTGCTTTTGtaggtctgcccatctgagatCTTATATAGTGCTGTTACCATCTGGTTGAGTTAACAAGAGAAGCAGAATAGCATGTTGGTGTTCGATATGTATATAATATATGCTAATGAAACCTGTTTTTGTTTGTAAAGCACTATGACTGCATGGCTTACATGTCTACTCAAACTTCACAGATATACCGTCCGGTAAACTAAAACAATGCAGAGCATTAATCCAAGAGAAAAGCTCTATTGTTAACTGTGTTCCACTGTCACTTTGATGTATCCAAGAGAAAATTTCTCTTGTTAATTATGATCCCCTTGAGTAACGTACAAGATAAAAGTCTGTGTTAGTGTCCTAGTGATTATGTGATGGACTCATGTTTTCATCCATCAAGATATACACTACATAAAACTTACAGGTGGCACGAGTTAATTCAGTAATTCGGATCAGCCCCCTCTCTCATTCCTTTGATAAGCCTAAGCCCGCTGTATGTATTGTATGATCAAATTCAAGTCACATTCCAACCAGCAAGTCTCTAAAAAACATACATTAGCCAAAACCAAGGACAGTGGGTGCTAACTCTAACAATGGCCCCAATGCACTTGGAGCAAACTTCCGAGCAAACAAGAAGCACAATGTTGAATTCTGTTCATTGTACAGACAGGTCTGTCCCTCTCGGACTTCCCTCAAGAATTCTTCCGTGATATCACCCCTGCCAAACCTTGCTGGATGTGCAGCAATTCTAGACCAGTCTACCCAAGTAACACTCCTGTTAGCCAGGCTCTGTGGAGTTTCAATCGAGAGcattgtttggatatagtgctcatCAGAATAACAACTGGGCCTGCAGAACTCCTTGAATTTGGGGTAATAGACCGTGTCCTTCACAATTTCAATGGCAAGTTCCCTGTTTACTTCAAACCACTGCGATCCTTTGCGCCATTGGTCAAGTTCAACCTCAGGGGTCATATTCCAGTTGTACCTTCCCCGTCCATATGGTCCAGGATCATCAATAGCCATGACAAAGCTTTGGCTCGAGTTCAGGAAGTATTGGTACGTTGTGTTGAAATCAAATATAGGAATGCATGACTCAGACACAAGCACAAACCATTCGTTGGATATATCCAGCAAAGCGTTGGCAAGTAGACGTCTCTCAGCATCACACATGGTCATCTGACCCCATTCTGCAACCTGTGACCAGTACAAAAATCGAGCAGATGTCAGGGTATCTGAATACCAATAGGAAGGCACAGAGATGACTCTTCTATATGATCAAATAATAGTGCGCACAATTTCAATTTAGGAATATGTAGTAGGTTGTCCCAAAAACTCAAATAATATACAGTCAGAGCTCACAGTAAGTAGTCTAATTAAAATCAGTAATAACTATGAGACTAGCGAGAAACATCTATAGACAGAGCCAAATAAAAAGGTATGTACTCCCAGTTCTTTATTTCAGAGAGTTGGTTTTCTCAAAGTCAAAATCACAACCTTTccaaggctactcaaattataatCGTATATAGTTTGTGATTCAGTATGTGTATCAGTGTATGTTGTCATCTTCGATTAGTTTCAACTTCAAAACACATTTCGACTCTTTGGGCTTTTGGAAGTTACAAGACTATATGCTCAGAAGGAAATGTGAAATGGATATGTCCTAAAAGTAAGGATGGCAAGATAAGCTGCAGTGATGTGAATTAGGTTGAAACCATATATCGGTCAAAGGTAAGTAATGTAACTAACACCTACAGATATAAACCACACAATTTTTGCCCGGTGGAAAACTGGGAACAGATTCATAAAGAACTGCGTCAAGAATTTCAGTT contains:
- the LOC8059951 gene encoding uncharacterized protein LOC8059951: MEAGVPPRGWRGRVLWLVSVEIVLVLVWTRGAGADSGESKALFPQDVEVGEKDVYLSHSCIHDEILHQRRRAGQKEYSVMPQVYHESRGKVERVRGRHLLGVSSWRAPQKNDRKPIRIYLNYDAVGHSPDRDCKNVGDIVKLGEPPVPSTPGTPICDPHGDPPLVGDCWYNCTLEDIAGEDKKQRLRKALGQTVEWFRKALAVEPVKGNLRLSGYSACGQDGGVQLPHAYVEDGVANADLVLLVTTRPTTGNTLAWAVACERDQWGRAIAGHVNVAPRHLTAEAETLLSATLIHEVMHVLGFDPHAFTHFRDERKRRRGQVTVQTLDEKLGRMVTRVVLPRVVMHARHHYGAFSQNFTGLELEDGGGRGTSGSHWEKRLLMNEIMTGSVDTRSVVSRMTLALLEDSGWYQANYSMAEHLDWGRNQGTEFVISPCNSWKGAYHCNTTQLSGCTYNREAEGYCPIVSYSGDLPKWAQYFPQGNKGGQSSLADYCTYYVAYSDGSCTDVNSARAPDRMLGEVRGSNSRCMASTLVRTGFVRGSMTQGNGCYQHRCTNNSLEVAVDGIWKSCPQSGGPVQFPGFNGELICPVYHELCTTVPVPVTGQCPKSCSFNGDCIDGTCHCFPGFHGHDCSRRSCPDKCTNHGICKANGICECQSGWTGIDCSTAVCDEQCSLHGGVCDNGKCEFRCSDYAGYTCQKGSAILPSLSMCHDVLVRDSEGQHCAPSELSILQQLETVVLVPNYNRLMPSGRTFLNFFNNANCAAAAKRLACWISIQRCDEDGDNRLRVCYSACELYNTACGAGLDCSDQTLFSKREEEEKGVPCTGYGEKKSFWL
- the LOC8060526 gene encoding uncharacterized protein LOC8060526, with product MRFSADVHQALKTVSPADGLSLSASRKTCGLGSSQDFHISRQQQQLALASNLLQSSSTIQLAHHPQAKPMDPITRPVASSSFHRSAAKHLHRAVTSAQRNGVSRRCLLTLLTSTAAIPPGGSESRKALLQEYLKKSEENKEKNDKERLDDYYKRNYKDYFGLIEGPAREKKEEERTESEKRILEWLDKNK
- the LOC8059952 gene encoding uncharacterized protein LOC8059952, translated to MPRAAALQERTASMENDVKEAKARQGQQQHRVFPWGMLKVFLLLGLGLSAAGMLMARHGHEVAAATLFRPWLGVSPAADAAVAAAAAAAAAAEGLEHSMTDEELLWRASFAPGVRRYPFRRVPKVAFMFLTRGPLPLAPLWERFFRGNDGRYSIYVHALPSYRANFTSESVFYRRQIPSKVAEWGQMTMCDAERRLLANALLDISNEWFVLVSESCIPIFDFNTTYQYFLNSSQSFVMAIDDPGPYGRGRYNWNMTPEVELDQWRKGSQWFEVNRELAIEIVKDTVYYPKFKEFCRPSCYSDEHYIQTMLSIETPQSLANRSVTWVDWSRIAAHPARFGRGDITEEFLREVREGQTCLYNEQNSTLCFLFARKFAPSALGPLLELAPTVLGFG